cagcagggtccccactgggaaTCCTGCTGATCATCTGTAGTCTTGGTGGGGGGTGATAAGGGGCCACCAATGGCCTTGGAAGGATGCATGAAGCATGATATGGATCCTAGGGAGAGATCAAGAAAAGGAAGCATGGGAGGAATGAGAGGTGGAGCTGAGGGTCAGCGTTGCAAGAGCACCCAGGGCAGCTGGGAGGACACTGAAGAGGGAGGATGCTCAAAGGGAGAAGCCAGAGAAGGATTAGTGAGGACAGTGGGGAGAAGAGAGGACAAAGGGTTGTGGTAACATAACTGAGCCCTGAGACATTCCATCAGATGGACCAATATACCTGGTTACAAGCCACTTCCTGGCTCCTGCAACTTTAATTCCAGGCAGAGGTCTGGTTCAACCTGCCTCTGCCTCCCAGGGACCTCACACTAAGTTACATCTTTTCTGAGTTTATCATTTTCTGTAATAAGTTGGGCATGTTCCAGTTGTTACTGAGAGCCTCATCATTTTACCTGTGGCCTTCCTCCAGTGGGCTGAAAGCAGCATACAGACATGCCTCATTTTATCGCGCTCTACTTTATTGCACTTCACAGATATTGctttttgtaattattttttttattttgaaaacaaaAGAAACCGATTAGAAATACAGAGTGAAAAAGTACATAGAAAAAACTGAGTTATGCTAGTtaaatcaagtaaaaaaaaatccatatatagTACCTATagtacccaccacccaccaataGTGTACCCCCCGTGACTACCCCCCACCGTGGGaaacttccagagaagtgtcCTAACAGTTTAATATTACAACAATTTACCATACTACTAagctttaaaaattatatttataaccCTTTCACAAAGTTAGTAAAATTCatctttgccagtttatcccaatatgcaaaggcctttgaccaagactttttaaattcttccatatctttcccataaAGGGAAtttgttaatttggccattcgcacataaaaccatagtttctttctccagtctttaattacaGGTTTATTTAccagcttccaggattttgctgttgtaattcttgccgctgcaaaactgtattggcatatgactttatcatttctatttattttatcCATTGCAATCCCCAATAAGCAGAAGGCCGGATCTAGCTTTACCCTAGTGTTAATTAAATTATTAGTTTTTTtaactacctttctccaaaaaaaaaatattgatctTCTTGCAGTGCCACTAAGTGAATAAAAGTTCCACTTTCAATTCCACACTTACAACATAGATCTGTATTTCCTATTTTCATCTTGCTTATCATCACCGGTGTGGTgtaccacctataaaacattttatacatgttCTCCCTTATTTCACTAgagattgtaaatttaaattctcttttccataatATTTCCCACACTTCTAAGTTAATGTTAtatcctaaatctctcatccattttatcatcaccagtttaatcctttcttgctctaaaTTCATTTCTGTTAAAATTCTATATATCTTAGCTATCAATGCTTTATTTCCCAAATCTAGTATTAattccagtttggatttatttataCTGGAACCTATACGTTTATCCTTATTGAATATATCATTTAACTTATAATACATGAACCAATCTCTAATCTTAAGCTCTTCTCTTGGTTTAAGTTGCCAACCTTCTCCAATACAGTCAATAATATATCTATAATTACCTAGATCCAGATTAAGCTGGGttcctcttttcataaatgcttcaataGGGTTGAGCCAGCCTGGGGTTTTATATTCTAAAAACCTCTTATACCTTTTCCAAACTTGTAACAGGCTGGTCCTAATAATATGTTGATTAAAATACCTGTTTACCTTGTCCTTTTcgtaccacaaatatgcatgccagccgaATCTGAGATCAAATCTTTCCAGTTCTAACAGCCTAGGATTCTccaaaaaaatccaattttttaaccaaCCAAAGCAGGATGCTTCatagtacatttttaaatctgggagacccattcCCCCTGATTCTTTTcactcaattaaattattataagctatccTATGCCTCTCCTTACCCCAAACAAAGTTCAGAATTTCTTTCTtccattgttatttttttttacgCCTTTTATAATTGTcaagttctgaaataaaaaaaaacattttgggtaataccatcattttaactactgaaatcCTTCCCCAGAGTGATAAAGGCAACTTCTTCCACCTTTTAAAATCCCTTACTATATTTTGCCAAATTTTAACATAGTTGTTCTGGAACAGATTCAAATTTTTTAAGTTAACCAAACTcctaaatattttactttactttCAATGCCAAATCCTGTTTTACTAATCAGTTCCCTTCGCTGTGAtaaagtcatatttttaaccaaaatttttgtctTATTTCTGTTTATCTTAAATCCTGCAAACTTTCCATAAACCCCAATAATATTATTCCAGTTTGCAACTTGAGAACTAGGgttagtcaaaaaacatactaaatcatctgcataagctttaaccttgtaatgatttctcccaaaatTTATATCAACTAAATTATCATCCTAATTTTATTCATCAatacttctaaaactaaaataaacagtaagggtgaaagagggcaaccctgCCTGGTTCCCTTCTGAATTTCTAATTGTGGTGATAATTCACCATTAATAAGTAATCTAGCCATTTGTTGCGTGTATATACTTTCTATagctcttttaaagccatccccAAATTCCATAAATTCCAAATTTTTTTGATAAAACTCCAGTTGACGTTATCAAAGGCCTTCTCTGCGTCTACAAATATCATAGCAACTGGGATATCTGGGTTATGTTCTATCAGTTCAATCAAATCTATCACCGTCCTAACATTGTGGttaatattgtcgaagactttcacgatcagacttcattggttcttgtaggttatccgggctgtgtgaccgtggtcttggtattttctttcctgacgtttcgccagcagctgtggccggcatcttcagaggagtaacactgaaggacagtgtctctcagtgtcaagtgtgtaggacgagtaatatatagtcagaaaggggttgggtttgagctgaatcattgtcctgcaaaaagtgtcaaaggtaatgtgctaatcattgtcctgtaagtatcgagataatgtgctaatgagggtgtggtatgttaatatggaaccattgtatcctgaagtgatctgttaatgtgtgaaaaccaaagctaatctgcatggctattgtggactgtagtctttgttagtctggaggttttcaggacaggaagccaagccttattcattcttaaactctctgcttttctgttaaagttgtgctgatgtttatgaatttcaatggcttctctgtgcaatctgacaaaacagttggtagaattgaccagtctttcagtgtcttggaataagaccctgtgtcctgtttgggtcagtccatgttcagccactgctgatttctcccaccaagaaaatacaacagatgctacgatcagcaaaagacaaaagagaccccctcacctctgcaggagtatatcgtataccttgcagttgtggagaaATTTACATCGgtaccacaaaacgcagcatacaaacaaggataaaagaacatgaaagatactgcagacttggccaacctgagaaatcagcagtggctgaacatgaacTGACCCAAAcaagacacagggtcttattccaagacactgaaagactggacgattctaccaactattttgtcagattgcacagagaagccattgaaattcataaacatcagcacaactttaacagaaaagaagagagtttaagaatgaataaggcttggcttcctgtcctgaaaacctccagactaacaaagactacagtccacaatagccatgcagattagttttggatttcacacattaacagatcacttcaggatacaatggttccatattaacataccacaccctcattagcacattatcttgatacttacaggacaatgattagcacattacctttgatactttttgcaggacaatgattcagctcaaacccaacccctttctgactatatattactcttcctacacacttgacactgagagacactgtccttcggtgttactcctctgaagatgccggccacagctgctggcgaaacgtcaggaaagaaaataccaagaccacggtcacacagcccggataacctacaagaaccaatttgggTAATCATTCTACCAGGCAGGAATCCCGATTGATCTTCATGTATGAACTGGTTTAGTACCTCTTTTAATCTTGTagctaaaatatcaacaaaaagtttataatcatcatttaataatgaaattggcCTATAATTTTAACATCCATTAAGTCTACATCTGGTTTGGGTATTAACACAATATTTGTTTACCCCCAAGTTTGAGGAATGGAACTCTTCTGTAAGCATAAATTCATTACCTTCAATAAACAAGGCAATAGGTGTCcttcaaaagttttataataTAATGCTGTAAGACCATCCCGACCAGATTTATTCAGCTTACTTTTACATATTGCATCTCTTAGTTCTTCAGGAGATATAGAAGAGTCTAAAAAGTCCCTCTTCTCCTGTGATATAGCCTCCCAGTGGAATTGCCTCATATAGGCCTCTATCTCTTTGTCTGTAACCAAATttcttttatataattttatataatacTCTACAAAAGTTTCCATAATCTTTTGGTTATTAACAACCATCTTTGTTAATGCTTAATATTGgcatcttcttttccttttgtttaagttgccaagctaatcgCTTACcaccaggtttattagcatgttcaaagaacctctgtctattaaacattattttatttttaatctctgAAGTTATCCACATCATATATTGTTGTTgtaatactttatttttttacctgTTCCATTTTGAAGGATTTATCTTGTGCCTTTCTCACCTTTTTTCCACTAGTTTAATTTCTTCCAAAATTGTTCTCTTTTGTATCTCCTTCTTTTTAAACCACCTTGTGTTATACTGGATCAGGAaacctcttatcactgctttccctGCATCCCAGACTATTGTATCATCTGCTCCCTTCTCTATATTTTCAATGAAATAGTTGTTAATATCTAATTTCAATTTATCtgtgatatttttatttttcaatagaAACTCATTAATTGACCAGGATCTATTCTTCCTATCTCCTATTTTGAATGTAAGTCTAATAGGGTTATGATCAGATAATACTCTAGCTAGTATCTCCGGTCTTTCAGACACATTCATTAATGCTTTGGAgacccatatcatatctattctagagtagGTTAAATGCCTGGATGAGAAATAAGTAAAATCCTTTTTAGAACCATTTAATAATCTCCATACATCAAACATCTCCCACTGATCTACTATAGTATTAAACAGACCAGGCAGTTTTCCTTCAcagttcattttttcccctttttggtaGTTCTATCTAGCTTTGGTTCCattaccccattgaaatcccccaTCCAGATCATTTTCTCTTTGGCGTATTCTGCCATTATTAATGCCAaattattgaaaaatatatatatttttattaggaGCATAAATATCTACTATAAGTATATTTTTATTACCACTTGTGACCTCTATTAACAATATTCTGCCTTCTTTATCCTTATATATGAATTTTGGTTCCATTATCATAGGAACATACATGGCTACCCCATAAAACTTTCTATTTTCATTACAAGATATAAATAATTTCCCCAACCTAGGTTGCTCTAACCTCATTATATCTTTTGGCAAAATATGTGTTTCCTGCAGACAAAATACATTAgccttaaatttatttaaatgatGAAATAcgtttctcctcttatttggagaattcaaaccattaacattccaagatagaGCCTTAATCATTTTTAGTCTCTCTTTAACTTTTTATCCGCATTTGTAACCAGATAATAatttttcccacccacccctccccctccctatccTTTAGTCCCATCATTCCATTATAGCTCAGCCATCATTGTCTTCTAATGGGGACTCCACTTCCGATATTCCACTTTGGCCTTCTCCTCCAGTCGCCTCTTCAAATTTGGGTTTCTCTGGCTTGTCTTTGGGCAGGAACTGGTTAGGTGGCTTTGCCAGATCTTtgtcatatcttcttaagaactCTTCAGCCTTAAGAGTTTCTATAATCCTGAATCTTTTGGTTTTGAAAAAGAGACACCTTGAGagtattcccatctgaattgaataTCATTACATTTCAACCTTTCTACAATCACCATGaagtcttttcttttcctcagtagtctaATAGGAATCTCTTTCATCATTCTCAAGGTAGTCCCCTCGATTGTTAATGGCGTACTGTAATGTTGATTCAGGACGAGATCTCAATGATTTCTAGAAAAAAGTTGAATTAGGCAGTACCTTGGAACATTATTTCTCCTGGCATAAGCTGAATTAACCCTATAAGCTGTAATCAGCATTCCTTCAACAAAATTCTCATCCTCATCAAGTAATATTGCCAGATGTGTTTTCAGAAAGCTTCTTATATTCCCTCCTTCAAATTTCTCTTTAAGGCCCCGTATCTGTATGTAATTTTCTTTCAGTTTAAGATCCATCATTGCAATCTGGTCTTCTCTCTTCTCCTCTCTTTCTTGTATGGCTTCCATAGAGAGTTCCATAGTGTCTATTTTCTTTCTAATTTCTTTGCTCTCTTGTAAAGATTTTTGTAACTTAATTTCTGCCTTGTCTTGTTTTGTAGTCAGTGAGCTTATTGAATCTTTTAGAGAAGAAATAGCAGCAGTATTTTGACTTATTTTTCCTCTTATGGATGTCACTGCTTGCAAAGTCTTGGTAACCATTTCATGGAGAGAACTCAAAGTTTCTTCCATTGATTATGTTTTAGATCCCGCTTTAAAAGATGCAGGAGTAGCCATTGTAGCAACAGGAGATACTGGCATCAAAGCTATTTTAGAAACTGAAGATCTTCTTGGTAATGCAGAAATTTGCTGCTGTAACTGTTGTTTTAGATCTTTAGGAaacttgtctttttttctttatcaTCCATTAGTTCTGAGCTAAATCTCAACTGTAATCCATAAAAGGGGGAGTGGGCTTAAAGTCTTTTCTTTAAATTCTGGAATCTCACATTTAAGGTAGGATTCAGTCCTTAGAGAACATTAGTTTTCAGACTGCCCATTTTTTCCTTCAATCTTGTTACATGCCTCTTGAATTTTATTTCCCAATCAATTTCCCCTCTTTAGCAACTTTCCCCCAGAGGCAAGTATAGCTGGATTTTAAACTGCACAGTCAGGCTGGCATAGAGCCAAGTTCAGCTTCAGACCCCGTTATTGGGGTTATAGCAGTAAAAGCATACTTATTTCGAGTTAGGTTCTCTGTTAGGCACCTCAGTTGTTATATAAATTCTAAAGTTTGTTTACTTGCATTTGATATGTGATTAGAAAATCCCTCGTGGCAGCACCCAGCTTAATAAGGAATCCAGAATGGCACCTGGCTCATCCGCTGCCGTTTCCACTGGTTTCTCAGCAGAAACTGCTTTCACAGATGGCACGGTTGTTTGCGCCAGTTCAGCACTCCCTCTTACTCCGAGAGGTGTCACTTTGTTACCGGGGGGTAAGTTCTTTTAAAACCCCCGACCGCCCTTAGCCGGCGCACCATACCCCACATGGTTCGCCACGGTCTCCTCTGACCCAGAAtagatattgcatttttgagcaaCTCTCCCAGCACAATTTTTCCAACAGCGTGGGCTCACTTTGTATCTGTGCGTCACACTTTGGCAATTctggcaatatttcaaactttttcattactTTTACAGAACAGTGTATTTTCaggcataatgctattgcacatgaacacatgaactcatgaagctgcctgatactgaatcagacccttggtccatcaaagtcagtactgtcttctctgtccggcagtggctctccaggatctcttacttgcctagtccctttaactggagatgccggggattgaacctgggaccttctgcatgtcaagcagatgctctaccactgagccatggcccctcctctcaCATTTAATAGTCTACAGTAtggtgtaaacataacttttatatgcactaggaaacaaacaaacaaaagtgtgATTTGCTTTACTGCAATATTCACTTTAATGAGGTGGTCTGGAAACAAACCTACactatctccaaggtatgcttgtactTGGCCCCATCAACTGAACTCCCATGACAAAGCTCTGAGGAAATTTTGATGAAAATGATGAAACCACTATTCTGCACTGACTCTACTTTGTGTCAAACCTGAATGAGAGATGTTTGTCTTAGAATATCAATCTCATTGGCTTTATTGTTAAGATCTTGCTTATTGtgatcattattatttttcttaggAACTGCAACAACAAAGACAGTGGCAGCCTATTCTCCTCCTTAAAAAGGCCCCATTCTGCATGGTTTTTGTTTATGCAGGTCCCAGGATCCCAGGGATAGACATTTGGGGTGATGGGGGGGAATCCACTCTCTCACACTCAATAGGAACATCCAGTAGTCATTTTTGTAGCATTGTATCCAGAAACGACATGCAATGACACATGGCTAACAATATGTGTTTCTAACAGAACTTCGGTAATGGTCATCAAGCCAAatttagaagattttttttttaatacaatcaTCTGAAAATATGTGAAGTTATTACCATTCTCTttacatttcatttattttatttttcagctcACTTATGGATTTTTGGCACCTGAACTCTATGACACAACTCAATATCCCTTTATTTACCAGATGATCCCAAACCAAGAGCTGCAGTGTTCAGGGCTCATTGAATTGCTCTTGTATTTTCAGTGGATGTGGGTTGGGCTCACAGTTTTTGAAGGTGACAATGGAGATACTTTTCTGAAGACAATTACACCAATGTTCACCAAGGTTGGTGTTTGCATTTCTATCACGTTAAGAATATCGGACCGACACAACGATCCCATTGCTAATGCACTGGagtccctgaagaaaatggagatGCTTGCCAAAAGTAATACCAATGTTAGTATCATCTATGGACAGTCTCAACATTCCTTCCCTGTAGGCATCATGCCATCTGGGAAAGTTTGGATCACAGTGGCTCAGTGGGATTTGAGTTCAGGACTTATTTCAGTTAAATTCCATGGTGCTTTGTCCTTTGCCGTCCATTCCATGGAGGTTCCAGGATTCAAGGAATTCCTCCAGAATATGGACCTTCAGTCTCTTGATGGAGATTGCATTATccagaatttctggcaggcagTTTTTGACTGTTCAATGTTGATATGCAATATATCGTATTTTGACATGTGTACTGGACTGGAGAATTTAGAAGACCTACCTGGACATGTGTTTGAGATGGAAATGTCTGTTTACAGCTACAGTATCTATAATGCTATTTATGCGGTGGCACATGCTGTGCATGCCATGTATTCATCAAGCTCCAGGAGGAATGGAGACAGATTAAATATTTGGAATGTGCAGGCTTGGGAGGTAATAAtgttttccagaaagtggagaccCGCAGTCTCTGTATACTGTACATAAGCATTGTGATAAATAGTAGAGAGTTCTGgagatttccaccaattcctggAGAGGTATGACATCAATTTTGCATTTTCcagagaagtgatgtcatgccataactctatggcaacccccccccttctgctgttCCAAGCGGTGGTAGGAAACAAGAGGTTGGAGCAAGGATTCcagcaaccaaccaaccaaccaaccaaccaatcaatcagccagccaaccaaccaaccaaccaaccaatcaatcaatcaatcaatcaatcaatcaatcaatcaatcaaacctttattggcatacacatACCTGCAGAGAACATAAGCATACAATTTTAGTCAACCGAGCTCACCTGTTACGTTTACAGTGTCTTTCGCTGATCCACATTGCATGTTGCAAAAACTTGGCCacatggtcaattgtggccacatcctgagtagacataagaaaggctaccttGCCCTCAACTGGGTGCTATTTCTCACCAGCGAACAACGGGTTAATAAACAAGGCGGATTCTCTGATAAAGGAGGCAGTGCAAAAGAACATGTGCAACCGATTCTATGTGATTCATTCCACAGGGGCATAACCTCGCAGAGAGTGGTATTGATTGAAATCTCCCCTTTAATATTGATGAGGGTAGCAGGATTCCAGCTAAAGTGTGGGGCTCAATATACTGTAAAAATACACTGAGTTTTTGTGTACACAATGAAGTACACATCCACTTGAACAAGTCTACTCATTCAGTTATTTGGGCTTCAACTTCTATTTATCTCTTTCTTGGAACCAGCATTGTTGATCATATTGCAGGATTTCTGTTTTCCTGTAAGATATATGCTTAACAAAGAAGTAATATGTGCGCTTTGCTTATGGGTCCCTTTCCAGCCAGATCTGTGGATTATCATCTGTTAAATCTCTTTTCACAGTCTGACAAGAAGACCACAGAAACACTAGCAAAATTTACCCCATAGACCCCCAAAACAAGTCCTGACACTATCTTAACTGATTGGGTCCTGAGGACTTTGATATAATTCTTGTAGATTGTATATTTGCACTAATTTTTAACCAGTTCTATCCTTTTATTATGTGTACCTTTTGATTCTGAATTGTGCTCATATGCTGACAACACTTTTATTCTGGCAGAAGTTTTTTTTAGATAGAATTTTCATAACAGATGCATGACCTATTATTAATCTCTTGAATCTTCTCCTTACATCTAGCTGCATCCTTATTTGAAAAATTTGCATTTTAACAATAGTGCGGGAGATGAAGTGTCCTTTAATGGAAACACAGGTTTGGAAGCAAGATATGATATTATCAACTGGATCATAACGGACACTAAGACCACCAGAGTCAAAATTGGAAGTATGAATTTTCTGACTTCTTCTAGTGTGGAGCTTCAGATTGACAAGGATATaattcagtggccaaccagatataACCAGGTGAGAACAAACTGTCAGGGGCAGCTTCAGCAGGATTTTGAATAGAGAAAATTATGGGCTTACCCATGAAAATATTCTGGTTTGGTTCATACACTGTTACGGAATGCAAGTGGGATGTTCTTCTAGAGATctctccttccccacacacacccttctttcATACTGCCCTCTTCAGGCCTGGTGCAGGCAAGGACCTTAACTAACTGTCACTACTCTGGTTCTAGGACtttacttagggttgctagctctgagttgggaaacaccaggagatttgagggtggcgcctgaggagggtggggtttgcagaggggagggtcttcaatgccatagggtcccattgccaaagcggccattttctccaagggaactgatctctgtcacctggagatcagttgtgataatggaagatctccagccaccatctggaggtggcAAGCTTAGCTTTACTAGCGAGGGCCCAGAGCAACCTCCCAGCCCTCAGGCAACTCCCTCTTTAGTCAGGGTATGCCCTGATGTAAAGCCAAAATTGCGGCAATAAGTAATGGCCATGTTGGCAGATATCTCCGTTGGATCACTGCCTTCAGGAAAGTGAAATAAAG
This genomic window from Euleptes europaea isolate rEulEur1 chromosome 18, rEulEur1.hap1, whole genome shotgun sequence contains:
- the LOC130490654 gene encoding vomeronasal type-2 receptor 26-like — protein: MARLFAPVQHSLLLREVSLCYRGLTYGFLAPELYDTTQYPFIYQMIPNQELQCSGLIELLLYFQWMWVGLTVFEGDNGDTFLKTITPMFTKVGVCISITLRISDRHNDPIANALESLKKMEMLAKSNTNVSIIYGQSQHSFPVGIMPSGKVWITVAQWDLSSGLISVKFHGALSFAVHSMEVPGFKEFLQNMDLQSLDGDCIIQNFWQAVFDCSMLICNISYFDMCTGLENLEDLPGHVFEMEMSVYSYSIYNAIYAVAHAVHAMYSSSSRRNGDRLNIWNVQAWELHPYLKNLHFNNSAGDEVSFNGNTGLEARYDIINWIITDTKTTRVKIGSMNFLTSSSVELQIDKDIIQWPTRYNQTQPRSICTSNCLPGYHKVVVEGKPVCCYECSLCPEGAISKKIDAKECNKCPDDKYPNRHRDECVPKSITFLSYKDPLGRVLAAFAVLFFCSSVWILGVFTKHRNTPIIKANNKGLTYMLLISLLLCFLCSLLFIGWPGKVTCLLRQTAFGVIFAVAVSCVLAKTITVILAFMATKPGHKMRGWLGKRLSGFIVLSCSLVQVGISTMWLGTSPPFPEMDMHSQPGEIIVQCNEGSITMFYSVLAYMGLLALMSFIVAFLARKLPDTFNETKCITFSMMVFCSVWVSFVPAYLSTKGKYMVAVEIFSILVSSLSLLGFVFLPKCYIIILKPDLNTRERLIRKTL